Proteins from a genomic interval of Maniola jurtina chromosome 8, ilManJurt1.1, whole genome shotgun sequence:
- the LOC123867687 gene encoding uncharacterized protein LOC123867687 gives MDCLNALKNIAIDIASCNQVLLATALVNTESEAGGNHVLRALLDQGSQACFITEAAVQLLRLKKTPASGIITGLGGDKALTSKYVVTVKLRSRGNLDRKIQVTAYVLKNITTFLPERQVQGLDWTELKYLQLADPYFETPKAIDMLLGANVYSQIVQEGIKKSQNGKLIAQKTTLGWILSGSVNDPFNRNDGDPPKISVMHAKVTETDILKQFWELEEERYSTKSMWTEEEKRCEEIFVTTTKRTDEGRYIVKLPFRDSQPGCLGGDSRQIAVTKFKTLEKRLSKNSELKEKYTEVINEYLHLGHMRAITKDDMKKNEAVYLPHHAVIRNDKTTSKVRVVFNASSKNNLGVSLNDNLMIGPKLQSDLRHTVIRWRVHPIALVADIIKMYRQVRIAEEDTMFQRIVWRDSPETEIQDYELLTVTFGTASAPYLAVRALNQVSLDEGTNFPLASSRVLQSFYMDDLMTGCVSVEEGMEIYRQMTALLSKGGFQLQKWNSNSKDLLDQIQNNENQEKDMHKQIPEFQNKQKQRTQKINKLDNEDKMIEDMENIKDKKDIEIKTENTTKVLGLTWDRSEDQFRYSVNLPHTTPGPETKRSVLSVIARLYDPLGWIAPSIIVAKMFIQKLWLAGVNWDEPISEELRSEWVTYRNELEQLTKVQVPRWLGISTTDSEIELHGFCDASKLAYAAVVYLRIVDSAGNRQVSLLAAKTRVSPIKQVSIPRLELCGAALLSRLLAEVADVLSISKNNIRAWTDSTVVLSWLNSHPSRWKTFVANRVAEILTTMDSAQWYHVSSKENPADCASRGLQPGLLAENELWFSGPQFLREQTIKYKKPTNVKVHLEEAISAAKELQQLNRMQRDVAEYLATNGTEWHFIPPHAPNFGGLWEAGVKATKFHLKRAIGESTLTFEEMCTLLSQIEACLNSRPISIDSSDPSDPRPLTPGHFLIGGPLIAIPEVKDYLTSNSPHPQAVAPLTHTKESINSHLIHEPKLDATHQSHTRWQHQYVTAKAQVKHANLNRTNGAFRNLHYIL, from the exons ATGGACTGCTTAAATGCTCTTAAAAATATAGCCATTGAT ATCGCCAGCTGTAATCAGGTTTTACTTGCCACTGCATTAGTAAATACCGAGTCGGAAGCTGGGGGAAATCACGTGCTCAGAGCTTTATTAGATCAAGGGTCACAAGCCTGTTTTATAACAGAGGCCGCAGTCCAGTTACTACGTCTAAAGAAGACTCCTGCTAGTGGCATAATTACTGGTCTTGGTGGAGACAAAGCTCTAACATCGAAATATGTTGTTACGGTTAAACTAAGATCGAGGGGAAACCTGGACAGAAAAATACAGGTCACAGCTTATGTGCTAAAGAACATCACAACGTTCCTACCAGAACGTCAAGTTCAGGGCTTAGACTGGacagaattaaaatatttacaactcGCAGATCCCTATTTTGAAACTCCCAAGGCCATTGATATGCTATTAGGTGCTAACGTCTACAGCCAAATAGTGCAAGAGGGCATAAAGAAGAGCCAAAATGGGAAGCTCATTGCACAAAAAACAACGTTAGGTTGGATTTTGTCTGGCTCAGTCAATGACCCTTTTAACAGAAACGACGGGGATCCACCGAAAATATCGGTCATGCATGCTAAGGTTACCGAAAcagatattttaaaacagttttggGAATTAGAAGAAGAGAGATATAGTACGAAGAGTATGTGGACAGAAGAGGAGAAAAGATGCgaagaaatcttcgtcactacAACAAAAAGGACAGATGAAGGTCGCTACATCGTGAAATTGCCATTTCGAGATAGTCAGCCTGGTTGTTTAGGTGGTGATTCGCGACAAATAGCTgtaacaaaattcaaaacactAGAAAAAAGGCTATCAAAGAATTCAGAACTGAAAGAAAAGTACACCGAAGTAATTAACGAATATTTACACTTAGGACACATGAGAGCTATAACAAAGGATGATATGAAAAAGAATGAAGCTGTCTACTTACCACACCACGCAGTGATAAGAAACGACAAGACAACCTCAAAGGTGCGCGTAGTCTTCAATGCATCAAGCAAAAATAACTTAGGAGTCTCGCTCAATGACAATCTAATGATAGGACCTAAACTGCAGTCAGATTTACGGCATACTGTAATAAGATGGAGAGTTCATCCGATCGCGTTGGTAGCTGACATTATCAAAATGTATCGGCAGGTCAGAATTGCTGAAGAGGACACCATGTTTCAACGCATAGTTTGGCGCGACAGCCCTGAAACAGAAATACAAGATTATGAATTATTAACAGTGACGTTTGGAACTGCATCCGCTCCGTACTTGGCTGTCAGAGCATTGAACCAAGTAAGCCTAGATGAAGGTACGAACTTTCCTCTAGCTTCATCTAGAGTATTGCAATCATTCTATATGGATGACTTAATGACTGGATGCGTTAGCGTGGAGGAAGGCATGGAGATTTATAGGCAAATGACTGCGTTATTATCTAAAGGCGGGTTTCAACTACAAAAATGGAACAGCAATAGTAAGGACTTGTTGGATCAGatacaaaataatgaaaatcaagAAAAGGACATGCACAAGCAGATTCCTGAATTCCAGAACAAGCAAAAACAGagaacacaaaaaataaataaactggaCAACGAGGACAAAATGATAGAGGACATGGAAAATATCAAGGACAAAAAGGATATAGAAATTAAAACAGAAAATACAACCAAAGTGTTAGGACTTACCTGGGACCGAAGTGAAGACCAGTTTAGGTACTCGGTGAATCTCCCGCATACAACGCCTGGACCTGAAACAAAGAGATCAGTATTATCAGTGATAGCGCGTCTGTACGATCCGCTAGGTTGGATAGCACCTAGCATAATAGTAGCAAAAATGTTCATTCAAAAATTATGGTTAGCAGGTGTAAACTGGGATGAACCAATTTCAGAAGAATTAAGAAGCGAATGGGTTACTTACCGCAATGAACTGGAACAACTCACCAAAGTACAAGTCCCACGATGGCTAGGCATTTCAACAACGGACAGTGAAATTGAATTACACGGGTTCTGCGATGCATCCAAACTGGCCTATGCAGCCGTTGTCTATTTGAGAATCGTTGACAGTGCGGGAAACAGACAAGTTTCTTTACTAGCAGCAAAAACAAGAGTATCACCAATTAAGCAGGTCAGTATTCCTCGTCTCGAACTCTGTGGAGCAGCACTCTTATCGAGACTTTTAGCAGAAGTGGCCGATGTTTTGAGCATCTCAAAGAACAACATCAGAGCTTGGACGGACTCGACGGTTGTTCTTTCTTGGTTAAATAGCCATCCAAGTCGTTGGAAGACTTTTGTAGCCAACAGGGTTGCAGAGATCCTAACGACTATGGATTCTGCCCAGTGGTATCATGTCTCATCCAAGGAGAACCCGGCAGACTGTGCATCGCGAGGTCTCCAACCGGGATTGCTTGCAGAGAATGAGCTTTGGTTCTCCGGTCCACAATTTCTTAGAGAGCAaaccataaaatataaaaagccaACAAATGTGAAAGTTCATTTAGAGGAAGCAATTA GTGCGGCTAAAGAGCTCCAGCAACTCAACCGGATGCAAAGGGATGTGGCtgaatatttagcaaccaaTGGCACCGAATGGCACTTTATTCCACCTCACGCCCCTAATTTCGGTGGTCTTTGGGAGGCTGGTGTAAAGGCCACCAAATTCCACTTGAAGCGTGCAATCGGCGAGTCAACTCTAACCTTCGAAGAAATGTGCACACTACTCAGTCAGATAGAAGCATGCCTAAACTCGCGACCTATATCAATCGATAGTTCAGATCCGAGTGATCCACGGCCGTTGACTCCAGGTCATTTTCTTATTGGAGGGCCGTTAATAGCTATACCGGAGGTCAAGGACTATTTGACTTCCAAT